The Sphingobacteriales bacterium nucleotide sequence TTCCCTAATTCTCCAATAAATATGTTTTCTTCATCGAATGGAACTGTGTAAATGCTAATATTTTGTGGTAGATTTCCTTCAAATTTACTTATATCGATACCGAATCTGTGTGCTAGCTGTGTTTGGAAAGTATCTGGAATTTCATCGAAATTTGTACTGTTGTATTCTTTTAGCTTTACAGAATCTGTTCCTGTACTTACCCAAATTTCGGCACCACTAATTATAAAGTTTGATAAGTCGCCAACATTTAAATCTTTGTAAATAGAAAAAGTTCTTGTAAGTAATAAGTATGGTGGGAAATCATTTTCAATTTTACCATCTACAACAATGTCTTCTTTATCTACATCAATATTTAAGTCTATTTCTTTTTCGCAAGATAAAGAGATAATAAAAATAACTAATAAATATATTATTTTTCTCATATTTTAAAATTTAAAATTCCAAGTGAATGATGGTATAATTGGGAATAATGATACACTAACTGTTTTTGCACTTGTACTTGCATTTTCAAGTTTATAATATATAAAGTATGTGTTTTTTCTACTATATACGTTGTAAATTGAGAAGTTGTAACTAGATTGCCATCTTCTGTTTGGTTTTCTTTTTTTAATAGGTGTGTAGTTTAATGATAAATCTAATCTGTGATATGCTGGAATTCTATAAGAATTTCTCTTACCATAAATAAAAGCAAACGCACCTTCTATATTCATCATTCTCTCAATTGGCGTAAATGCATTGCCTGTTGCGTATACAAATGTTGTGCCTAGTTGCCATTCTTTATTTAGGTTGTAGGCAAGATTGATTGATAAATCATGTGGTCTATCAAATTTTGCAACAAATACTTTTCCATCATTAAGTTCGCTAAATTTTCTATCACTTCTTGAAATTGTATAACCTATCCAACCATTTAGCTTGCCTTTGTTTTTTCTGATAAAAAATTCTGCACCGTATGCTTTTCCTGTTCCAAATACATAGCTTTTTTCAGGATCTTGATTTAATTCATTTACATAATATTCAGAATATTCTATTTGGTTGAATAGATGTTTGTAATATACTTCTACAGATGTTTCAAACATATTGTCTTTAAAATTTCTAAAATATCCAACACTTAGTTGCAATGCTTGTTGTGGTTTTACATTTGCAGAACTTTGTACCCAAACATCTGTTGGTAGTGTGCTATTGGAATTGGAAACTAAATGTATGTATTGATAGTTAAAACTTAGTCCAGCTTTGAGTGAGCTAAATTTATCTAGATTGTAACGCATGGCTATTCTTGGCTCTGCACCAACATATGGTTTTATTCCTTTTCCTTTTGCATACTTAATGGTGTCTGTTCCATAGTTTTCTTGATATGGTCCAGTGTGATGGAAATAACTTAATCTAAAGCCAATATCTAATTTTACTTTTTCAGTGATATTCCATTCATGTTGTACATACCAAGCCATTTCATGGCTGTATTTTTTAAATACATTGTTTGTTTCAAAAGTAGTTGTGTCAGATTGTGCGGATGCAATGGTTGGTGTCATTTTGTGATGAGTGTATATGTACCCAAATTTTAGTAGATGTTTATTATTGATGAAGTAATCAAAGTCTACTTTTGCGTTAAAATCTCTAACGCCAGAATTTACATCAAACCCAAAGTCTAGTTGTTTTCCTGTGAATTGAAATTTATAATCATTAAAAATGAAAGATGCATTCATGAATAATTTTGAGTTAATAACATGATTGTATCTTGCTGTTGCTGTAATATTACCCCATGGAATTTTTACATAAGTTTGATTTGCAGATGAATTATATACAAAAACATCTCTACCAAAATATCCACTGATGTATAATTTGCTTTTGTCTGAGAAAATATAATTTGCTTTTACATTAAGGTCATAAAAGAAATAATTTGTTCCAGCAAAATCTGTTTTTTAAGTGCTGGCTGTGCAATATCAAATGCATATGTTCTTCTTCCTGAAATTAGAAATGAACTTTTGTTTTTTTGAATAGGTGCTTGTAATGTAAGTCTTGAACTTATGATGCCTATTCCACCTTCCATTTGGAATTTTTTATTGTTTCCTTCTTTCATTTGCACATCAATTACAGAAGATAAACGACCACCATAATTTGCTGGCATAGTACCTTTTACTAAAGTTACATTTTTAATTGCATCAGTATTGAAGACAGAAAAGAAACCAAATAGATGTCCTGGGTTGTAGACAATTGCATCATCTAGTAATACTAAATTTTGGTCTGGACCACCACCGCGCACATAAATTCCAGAATTTCCTTCTCCTGCTGCTTGTACACCTGGCATCAGCTGTAATGCTTTGATTACATCTACTTCGCCCATAAATGCTGGAATAGATTTTATTCTCTCTGCGGATAATTCTACAGTTCCCAATTTGGTACTTTTTACATTTTCATCTTTTCTTTCAGATGTAATGATGACTTCTTGTAGAATATTAGATTCTTCTGCAACCTCAAAATTAAGCACTGTGTTTTTTGTTAGATTTATCTTTTTGATTTGTGTATTATAACCTATGTATGATGTAGCAATTTCAATATCACCACTGTCTACTTCTAATGAATAATAGCCATATAAATTTGTAACTGTACTTTCGGTAACATTATTTGCTAAGTATACTGTAGCACCAATAAGTGCTTCGCCGTTTTTTGCATCTTTAATATATCCACTAATTGTAAATTTCTGTTGTGCAGATATATTGGAAATGCATAAAGTTAATAGTAAAATAGAAAAAATATTTTTCATACGTAATTGACAAAAATACAATATTGAATGATAATAGATAAGTTTTTGTGTATTACTGCTTTATTACTTTTTTTGTTATAGTATTTTGCTCTGTAATTATTTGCAATAAATAGACATTGCTTTCTAAGTTATCTAAAACAATTGTTTTGAATTTTTGTTCATCTACAGCTAACCTATCTATAAGTCTTCCAGTTGTTGTATATATGTTTATTTCCTTAATATTATTGTTAGATGATATGTTTATTTTATCAGAAAATATAGTAGGGAAGACTTTTATTTCATTATCTATATTATAATCTATTTTAGTCATTTCTGCTAATGATTTATATGCTTTTTCAAAATCTGGAATACCATAACCTAGTCTTTTGTTATCTGTATTTGGATAAAGATGTGCACTTTGTTCAATTGCTGTTTTTATTTCCCAATTTGTTTTTTCTGGAAACGCTTGCCACAAGCATGCTGTAAGTCCTGCAATAACTGGTGTTGAGTAAGATGTTCCATTGCCAGAACTTATAGTATTTGCACTATTCAAATATTGAGTTGCAGTGCCCATTGCAACCACATTTGGTTTTACTTTTGTAGTATTTTCAAATTGGTAGCTAGTGAAGCTAGATGTATCACCGTTTGCATCTACTGCACCAATTGTAAATGCACTGTCTGCATCAGCTGGTGTGCCTAAATATTTCCATGTTTTATTTCCTTCGTTTCCAGCTGATACACAAACTATCATTCCTTTTGATGCTGCAATGTTCACCGCTTTAGCCGCAATTGTTGTTTTACCATCAAGTTCAGCATAGGTGTGATTGTTTGTACCATCATCAAAACCTTCTGTATAACCTAATGAAATACTTGCAACATGTACACCACTATCATATGCTGCTTCTAGTGCCTGACTAAGTAATATTTCTTCTGTTTGTCCTTCTATTGCATCAACTTCTGTTCTGAAAAGATAGAACGATGCTTTTGGAGCAGAACCTGAAAAATTAGACAACAAACCACCAATAATACTAAAGCAATTGCTACCATGATTTGAACCAGAACTGTGATAGACATTGTCACTGTTTGTGTAAAAATTATATGTACCCAATAGTCTATTTTCGTTGTATATGTGTTGTAAACCTTCAATGATATTTGTATTTGGGAATCCATTGTCAATGACTGCAATTTTCATTCCTTGAGCTTTGTAATTTAGATTCTGAATATAGTTACCTTTTACTTGTAATATTTGTTGATTATAAATTGTATCAATATTAGTTTCTTGGTTTTCTTCTGTTTTGCTTAATTCTTCTGTCTCAAATTTTGAATAGTTTGTATTTGTTCTTTGCGGATTATTAATACATCCAAAATCTACTTTTTCAACAAAATCTAATTGTTTGATGCTATTTATTTTTTCTACATCATTGTAAATAAAAATTGCAGCATTTAACCATCTTGATGAATTTTTATATTCTAATCCAATAGATTCAATTTTTTGAATGTTGTTTTTATTGACTGGCGCATCTAAACTTATATTT carries:
- a CDS encoding S8 family peptidase — its product is MVKNSLFIICTIFCYFHTFSECSNLALVFFKDKENKNISLDAPVNKNNIQKIESIGLEYKNSSRWLNAAIFIYNDVEKINSIKQLDFVEKVDFGCINNPQRTNTNYSKFETEELSKTEENQETNIDTIYNQQILQVKGNYIQNLNYKAQGMKIAVIDNGFPNTNIIEGLQHIYNENRLLGTYNFYTNSDNVYHSSGSNHGSNCFSIIGGLLSNFSGSAPKASFYLFRTEVDAIEGQTEEILLSQALEAAYDSGVHVASISLGYTEGFDDGTNNHTYAELDGKTTIAAKAVNIAASKGMIVCVSAGNEGNKTWKYLGTPADADSAFTIGAVDANGDTSSFTSYQFENTTKVKPNVVAMGTATQYLNSANTISSGNGTSYSTPVIAGLTACLWQAFPEKTNWEIKTAIEQSAHLYPNTDNKRLGYGIPDFEKAYKSLAEMTKIDYNIDNEIKVFPTIFSDKINISSNNNIKEINIYTTTGRLIDRLAVDEQKFKTIVLDNLESNVYLLQIITEQNTITKKVIKQ